A stretch of Monomorium pharaonis isolate MP-MQ-018 chromosome 7, ASM1337386v2, whole genome shotgun sequence DNA encodes these proteins:
- the LOC118646677 gene encoding uncharacterized protein LOC118646677 — protein MATDFDPARAKKRRSIVKSACTRIKTYVDSITAVTPRVLSQLEERKGKLEQYWTEYNDVQTELEMYDDSEQSDRIAFEDAFYELSSRIRDRLRPSSASRNVTAPSPTPSNVSDAPSSSFNVRLPKLDLPKFSGKYDEWVPFCNAFRSAIHSNPSLSNVHKLQYLRAATTDDAHKVICSLEISDENYPVAWNLLNERYDNKRVIVQSHLKALIELPIMKKESAAELRQIADGAARHVQALKALKRPTDNSDDLLVYLLSAKLDPNTTRDWQKSLANDKLPTFQEFSSFLVQQCQVLESTQRSSGAGARNATSRSQSDSKQKTTCNAAVQSKCNYCQAGHSIYQCKKFSALSVQQRIENARSRKLCLNCLRPADHATRQCPSGSCRVCSRKHNTLLHLQGSASDQAKVEDETNQVSNPIEATASNSTNVVATHSYRAGSSDCVMLSTALVIAEGNNDLRRSCRVLLDSGSQTSFVTREFVRSLGLTPRSTNVSISGIGGAMTCSKQAVQITLRSRLNSSSLTVDCIVADRITDDLPSFTIKRSAFDLPRNLPLADPNFNVSSGIDVLIGAEAFWSLLCVGQIRASNRHPLLQKTRLGWILAGKLNAPPPPTRHVRALHSAVSNSTLHQQLAKLWHLEDISNDSQALTSQEKICENHFASTVTRDAQGRYIVQLPFKQELVPELGHSRDIALKRFFSLERRFARQPTLRARYSEFMQEYLALGHMRPIREEPTSTVNAYYLPHHCVVKEDAKGTKLRVVFDGSCKTETGLSLNDCLLTGPVVQNDLSSILLRFRTFKYVLVANIIKMYRQVLVHQDHTRFQRILWRQDKSAELRTFELLTVTYGTASASYLATRCLTHLADHYSSEFPVGSLRLRRDFYVDDLLTGADTKSEALTIRDQIILLLRQGCMELSKWGSNCAELLENVNDLGERLVSFDKESNFLILGILWDREEDTFHFSFTDSQTPSTISKRSILSEVSSLFDPLGLIGPVIVVAKVLLQELWQLGLDWDESIPQDLHAKWIQIKTQLPDLSALQIPRRVTYHADPNRIQVHGYCDASQLAYGACIYVRSQTDTDSFRSQPLCSRSRVAPLKALSLPRLELSAALLLAQLVDKVKSALQLPHVKILLWSDSTVTLNWISSPSRRWSTFVANRVGEIQRITEPMSWRHVASPDNPADALSRGLFPKDLIHSDLWWHGPDYLRQPEAQWPCGKFNRLDNVPEQRKSALAMVIRTDFSIINDLIARLSSLNKICRVIAYCLRFSKPALNRPSTAETSPEEVLQALHVLCKLVQQQAFTTEYHALSKSQDIGASSNLNCLSPFMDDHGLMRVGGRLKNSSLLPDACHQIVLPRNHLLTKRIIEFEHVRNHHAGLQATMAFIRQRFWPLSLRAITRKVLHSCVTCFKAKPAFSEALMGCLPAPRVTMSRPFTHCGVDYAGPVNLKEGARRNARCHKAYVACFVCFATKAVHLELVSDLTTDAFISALRRLISRRGRPNRIYSDNATTFVGASRQMKEFYDSLRTNATQTAIERFLRDQQISWSFIPPNAPHFGGLWEAAVKSAKHHLARIVGGHNLTFEEMLTILCEIEAILNSRPITALSSDPNDMSYLSPGHFLIGSPLNSFPYPDLSDVNTNRLSRWEVIQQMRQHFWSRWSAEYLPSLQPRLKWRREKGPQLEVGQLVLLKQPGLHPLQWMTGRVEQIHPGTDGIARSATVRTAKTSYVRPLSRLAIIPTQATNQ, from the coding sequence ATGGCAACCGATTTTGATCCCGCTCGGGCTAAAAAACGTCGCTCTATTGTAAAGTCAGCATGCACGCGGATAAAAACGTACGTAGACTCTATTACCGCGGTCACCCCGAGAGTGCTCTCACAACTCGAAGAACGCAAGGGAAAGTTAGAACAATACTGGACTGAATACAATGATGTGCAAACGGAGTTAGAAATGTATGATGACTCCGAGCAGAGTGATAGAATCGCGTTCGAAGATGCCTTCTATGAACTGTCGTCCAGGATTCGCGACCGGTTAAGGCCTTCGTCGGCATCGCGCAACGTGACTGCCCCCTCCCCTACGCCGTCAAACGTGTCTGACGCGCCTTCGTCTTCATTCAATGTTCGTCTGCCCAAGCTCGATCTGCCAAAATTTTCGGGCAAATACGATGAGTGGGTTCCCTTCTGCAATGCTTTTCGATCAGCTATTCACTCGAATCCGTCTCTGAGTAATGTACACAAACTGCAATACTTAAGAGCCGCGACCACCGATGACGCGCATAAGGTTATTTGTTCTCTCGAGATCTCGGACGAAAACTATCCGGTCGCGTGGAATTTATTGAACGAACGCTATGACAATAAGCGCGTTATTGTACAGAGTCACCTCAAAGCTCTAATTGAGCTACCCATTATGAAGAAAGAAAGCGCCGCCGAGCTCCGGCAAATCGCCGACGGTGCCGCGCGACACGTTCAAGCTTTAAAGGCATTAAAGCGTCCGACAGACAATTCCGACGACTTGCTCGTTTATTTGCTTAGTGCAAAACTTGACCCGAATACCACGCGCGATTGGCAAAAATCTCTCGCAAACGATAAATTGCCCACATTTCAAGAGTTCTCGAGTTTCTTGGTACAGCAATGTCAGGTTCTTGAATCTACTCAAAGATCTTCTGGTGCCGGCGCGCGGAACGCAACGTCGCGCTCGCAATCCGACAGTAAGCAGAAAACTACATGTAACGCGGCCGTGCAatctaaatgtaattattgtcAAGCTGGCCATTCCATTTATCAATGCAAGAAATTCTCAGCGCTTTCGGTTCAGCAGCGAATAGAAAATGCTCGGTCGCGCAAACTGTGCCTCAATTGCCTGCGCCCGGCGGATCACGCCACCAGGCAGTGTCCGTCCGGAAGTTGCAGGGTGTGCTCTCGTAAGCACAACACGTTGCTACACCTTCAAGGCTCTGCCTCGGATCAAGCCAAGGTAGAGGACGAAACGAACCAGGTGTCTAACCCGATCGAGGCCACCGCATCTAATTCAACTAACGTTGTTGCTACTCACTCCTACCGGGCCGGAAGTTCCGATTGCGTCATGCTGTCAACCGCGCTCGTGATTGCCGAGGGAAACAACGATTTGCGGCGCTCCTGCCGAGTGCTTCTGGATTCTGGATCACAAACCAGTTTCGTCACTAGAGAATTCGTGAGGTCTCTAGGTCTCACTCCGCGCTCCACAAACGTTTCTATATCCGGTATAGGCGGGGCTATGACGTGTTCCAAGCAAGCGGTGCAAATTACGTTACGATCCAGATTGAATTCTTCCTCTCTCACTGTCGATTGCATCGTAGCCGATCGTATAACTGATGACTTGCCGAGCTTTACTATTAAGCGCTCCGCCTTTGATCTCCCGCGTAATCTTCCGCTGGCTGATCCCAATTTTAATGTCTCATCAGGAATTGACGTCTTGATCGGTGCTGAGGCTTTCTGGAGCCTTCTCTGCGTAGGGCAAATCAGGGCATCAAACAGACATCCCCTACTGCAAAAGACAAGATTAGGCTGGATCCTAGCCGGTAAATTAAATGCGCCGCCTCCTCCGACGAGGCATGTCAGAGCTCTCCACTCCGCTGTTAGCAATTCCACACTACATCAGCAACTTGCCAAATTATGGCACTTAGAAGACATCTCTAACGACTCTCAAGCTCTTACCTCTCAAGAAAAGATTTGCGAGAATCACTTCGCAAGTACAGTGACCAGAGACGCTCAAGGCCGATACATTGTACAGCTCCCATTCAAGCAGGAGTTGGTTCCTGAATTAGGGCATTCCAGAGATATCGCCTTGAAAAGGTTCTTCTCCTTAGAAAGACGTTTTGCTCGTCAACCTACCTTGCGGGCGAGGTATTCAGAATTCATGCAAGAGTACCTCGCGCTAGGTCACATGCGTCCGATCCGCGAAGAGCCAACAAGCACGGTCAACGCCTATTACCTTCCTCACCACTGTGTGGTAAAGGAGGACGCGAAGGGCACTAAGCTCAGAGTCGTCTTTGACGGATCATGCAAGACTGAAACCGGACTGTCACTAAACGATTGCTTGCTAACAGGACCGGTCGTTCAAAATGATCTCTCCTCTATTCTCTTGCGATTTCGCACTTTCAAATACGTCCTAGTTgccaatataataaaaatgtatcgcCAGGTTCTAGTACATCAAGACCATACGCGATTCCAACGAATCTTGTGGCGTCAGGATAAAAGCGCGGAACTTCGAACTTTCGAATTACTTACTGTTACCTATGGTACCGCATCTGCCTCGTACCTAGCTACGCGATGCCTTACTCATCTGGCTGATCATTATTCTAGCGAATTTCCCGTTGGCTCTTTGCGTCTAAGGCGCGATTTCTATGTTGACGACCTGCTTACCGGGGCTGACACTAAGTCCGAAGCATTAACTATTCGGgatcaaattattttgttgttgAGACAAGGATGCATGGAACTGAGTAAGTGGGGATCTAACTGCGCCGAGCTTTTAGAGAACGTCAATGACCTCGGCGAAAGACTTGTGTCCTTCGATAAGGAGAGCAACTTTCTCATATTGGGTATCTTATGGGACAGAGAAGAAGATACGTTTCATTTCTCATTCACGGATTCGCAAACCCCCAGCACTATATCAAAACGGTCTATATTGTCAGAGGTGTCAAGCCTATTTGACCCTTTAGGATTAATTGGTCCCGTAATCGTGGTCGCAAAGGTACTGCTGCAGGAATTGTGGCAATTGGGTCTGGACTGGGATGAGTCCATTCCCCAGGACCTCCACGCCAAATggattcaaattaaaacacaGTTGCCAGATTTGAGCGCATTACAAATCCCTCGTCGCGTTACATATCATGCTGATCCCAATCGCATCCAGGTTCATGGCTATTGCGACGCGAGTCAACTCGCTTATGGTGCCTGTATATATGTTCGCAGTCAAACTGATACAGACAGCTTCCGCTCGCAGCCTCTATGCTCGAGATCTCGAGTTGCGCCCCTCAAGGCGCTTTCCTTGCCACGACTCGAACTCTCGGCGGCCTTGCTTCTGGCTCAACTCGTGGACAAGGTTAAGTCCGCGCTACAACTGCCtcacgtaaaaatattattatggtCAGATTCGACCGTGACGCTGAACTGGATATCGTCTCCGTCTCGCCGATGGTCCACATTCGTTGCCAATCGAGTCGGGGAAATCCAGCGCATAACCGAGCCAATGAGCTGGCGGCATGTCGCGTCGCCCGACAATCCCGCGGACGCCTTGTCGAGAGGCCTGTTTCCGAAAGATTTAATTCACTCTGATCTGTGGTGGCATGGCCCGGACTATTTGCGGCAGCCTGAGGCTCAGTGGCCCTGTGGCAAGTTTAATCGTCTAGATAACGTCCCTGAACAAAGGAAATCTGCACTTGCGATGGTCATTCGCACGGACTTCAGCATCATAAACGATTTGATTGCTAGATTGTCTAGTCTAAACAAAATATGTCGCGTCATAGCTTATTGTCTCAGATTCTCTAAACCCGCCTTAAATAGACCCTCTACCGCGGAGACATCCCCGGAGGAGGTTCTCCAAGCTCTACATGTTTTATGCAAGTTGGTTCAACAACAAGCATTCACTACCGAGTATCACGCACTAAGCAAATCTCAAGACATTGGTGCCTCGAGCAACTTAAACTGTTTGTCTCCTTTCATGGACGATCACGGCCTGATGAGGGTAGGGGGGAGATTGAAAAATTCCTCGCTCTTACCAGACGCGTGTCATCAAATAGTCCTTCCGCGGAACCATCTACTAACAAAACGTATAATTGAATTCGAGCACGTTCGCAACCATCACGCCGGCTTACAAGCTACTATGGCTTTTATCAGGCAGCGATTTTGGCCTCTCTCTTTGAGAGCTATAACCCGCAAGGTCTTACACAGTTGCGTTACTTGCTTCAAGGCTAAACCCGCGTTTTCGGAGGCCTTAATGGGTTGCCTGCCAGCTCCAAGAGTCACGATGTCTCGACCCTTCACGCATTGCGGAGTGGACTACGCCGGTCCCGTGAACCTTAAAGAGGGTGCGCGTCGCAATGCGCGATGTCATAAAGCATACGTGGCCTGCTTTGTGTGCTTTGCTACCAAGGCGGTGCATCTGGAGCTGGTCAGTGACCTGACCACTGATGCCTTTATCTCCGCTCTTAGGAGACTCATATCCCGCAGAGGGAGGCCTAATCGCATCTATTCGGACAACGCTACTACCTTCGTAGGGGCAAGCCGGCAAATGAAAGAATTTTACGACTCATTACGAACAAACGCTACGCAAACGGCCATAGAACGATTCTTGCGCGACCAGCAAATCTCTTGGAGTTTCATACCTCCTAACGCTCCGCATTTTGGCGGCCTTTGGGAGGCGGCAGTTAAGTCCGCAAAACATCATCTTGCGCGGATTGTCGGAGGGCATAATTTGACTTTCGAAGAAATGCTAACTATCCTTTGTGAAATCGAGGCAATATTAAACTCGCGTCCCATAACCGCGTTGAGCTCCGACCCGAACGATATGTCATATCTAAGCCCGGGGCACTTTTTGATCGGCTCTCCTCTGAACAGCTTTCCTTACCCTGACCTAAGCGATGTAAACACAAACAGACTCTCGCGATGGGAGGTTATACAACAAATGCGCCAGCATTTTTGGTCCAGATGGAGCGCCGAATATCTTCCCTCTCTCCAACCGCGCCTGAAATGGAGACGGGAGAAGGGACCTCAGCTAGAAGTCGGTCAGCTTGTCCTATTAAAGCAACCGGGCCTCCACCCCTTGCAATGGATGACCGGACGAGTGGAGCAAATACACCCTGGCACAGATGGCATAGCGC
- the LOC118646679 gene encoding skin secretory protein xP2-like, translating to MPRETRKVKSLGSSKTTATATPKPTIVMSTAPKLKQTHRDVQKQRRKNKWHAATRYTPAPAAPVGYASASGSSAGYAPAPAAPPAGYVPAPAAPPAGYVSAPAAPPAGYVSAPAAPPAGYVPAPAAPPAGYVPAPAAPPAGYVPAPAAPPAGYVPAPAAPPAGYVPAPAAPPAGYVPAPVTPSAGYVPAPAAPPAGYVPAPAAAPAGYVLAPATAPAGYVPAPATAPAGYVPAPTTAPAGYVPAPAAPPSGYVPAPAVLSKIKSVRKLLIIRCGMLNRDVRGEQ from the exons ATGCCACGAGAGACACGTAAAG tGAAAAGTTTAGGCAGCAGTAAGACGACAGCGACAGCGACGCCGAAACCAACGATAGTTATGTCGACGGCGCCA aaattaaaacaaacgCATCGCGACGTGCAAAAGCAACgtcgaaaaaataaatggCACGCAGCCACAAGATATACACCGGCGCCAGCCGCGCCGGTGGGATATGCGTCGGCATCAGGCTCATCCGCGGGATACGCACCGGCGCCAGCCGCACCACCGGCAGGATACGTACCGGCGCCAGCCGCACCACCGGCAGGATATGTATCGGCGCCAGCCGCACCACCGGCAGGATACGTATCGGCGCCAGCCGCACCACCGGCAGGATACGTACCGGCGCCAGCCGCACCACCGGCAGGATACGTACCGGCGCCAGCCGCACCACCGGCAGGATACGTACCAGCGCCAGCCGCACCACCGGCAGGATACGTACCAGCGCCAGCCGCACCACCGGCAGGATACGTACCGGCGCCAGCCGCGCCACCGGCAGGATACGTACCGGCGCCTGTCACGCCATCGGCAGGATACGTACCGGCGCCAGCCGCGCCACCGGCAGGATACGTACCGGCGCCAGCCGCTGCACCGGCAGGATACGTACTGGCGCCAGCCACTGCACCGGCAGGATACGTACCGGCGCCAGCCACTGCACCGGCAGGATACGTACCGGCGCCAACCACTGCACCGGCAGGATACGTACCGGCGCCAGCCGCGCCACCGTCAGGATACGTACCGGCGCCAGCGGTtttatccaaaataaaaaGCGTTCGAAAGCTCCTGATCATTCGCTGCGGTATGCTGAATCGTGACGTTAGAGGCGAGCAATGA